A genomic stretch from Bacillus sp. N1-1 includes:
- a CDS encoding galactokinase, whose translation MKELKQAFIEQFGDEGEKALFFAPGRVNLIGEHTDYNGGHVFPCALSVGTYAVARKRDDQKVRFYSMNFPDPGIIETSVDSLLYKEQDDWANYPKGVLALFQKAGYTIPTGLDLAFYGNIPNGAGLSSSASIELVTSVVLKDLFGLSVDMVEMVKLSQRAENEFVGVNCGIMDQFAIGMGKKDHALLLNCDTLEYKQTPIKLESHALIIANTNKRRGLADSKYNERRTQCEEALKSLQQELTIDTLGDVTEEQFDAYQPVIRDQEARKRARHAVYENRRTMKAVDFLNEGNVEAFGQLMNESHVSLRDDYEVTGKELDAMVEASWEEGAVGSRMTGAGFGGCTISIVKKDHIQSFIDRVGETYTKKTGLVGDFYVVEIGDGAHKLEDFA comes from the coding sequence ATGAAAGAACTGAAACAGGCATTTATCGAACAGTTTGGAGATGAAGGGGAAAAAGCGCTCTTTTTTGCACCGGGGCGAGTGAATTTAATCGGAGAACATACCGATTATAATGGCGGACACGTGTTTCCCTGTGCGTTAAGTGTTGGCACGTATGCCGTCGCACGAAAGCGTGATGATCAGAAAGTCCGGTTCTATTCGATGAACTTTCCTGATCCGGGAATCATTGAAACATCAGTAGACTCCCTTTTATATAAGGAGCAAGATGATTGGGCGAATTATCCGAAAGGTGTGCTTGCTCTTTTTCAAAAGGCAGGCTACACCATTCCAACCGGACTAGATCTAGCATTCTATGGCAATATTCCAAACGGAGCGGGGTTATCTTCATCGGCATCGATTGAGCTAGTTACATCGGTTGTACTGAAAGATCTTTTTGGTCTTTCAGTTGATATGGTTGAAATGGTTAAGCTTTCTCAACGAGCAGAGAACGAATTTGTTGGCGTGAACTGCGGCATTATGGACCAGTTTGCGATTGGCATGGGGAAAAAAGATCATGCGCTTTTACTTAACTGTGACACGCTTGAGTATAAGCAAACACCGATTAAGTTAGAGAGCCATGCGTTGATTATTGCGAATACAAATAAGCGAAGAGGGCTGGCCGATTCCAAATACAATGAACGTCGGACTCAGTGCGAAGAGGCTCTAAAATCCTTGCAGCAAGAGCTTACGATTGACACGTTAGGTGATGTGACGGAAGAGCAGTTCGATGCTTATCAGCCTGTGATTCGAGATCAGGAAGCGAGGAAGCGTGCCCGTCATGCGGTTTATGAAAATCGCCGCACAATGAAAGCAGTAGATTTTCTGAATGAAGGAAATGTTGAAGCTTTTGGTCAGCTGATGAATGAATCCCACGTTTCACTGCGTGATGATTATGAAGTAACCGGCAAAGAATTAGATGCGATGGTAGAAGCCTCCTGGGAAGAAGGGGCCGTTGGGTCAAGAATGACTGGAGCTGGATTTGGAGGATGTACGATTAGCATTGTGAAAAAAGATCACATCCAGTCTTTTATTGATCGTGTTGGAGAAACATACACCAAAAAAACTGGTCTTGTAGGGGATTTCTATGTCGTTGAAATAGGCGATGGTGCTCATAAGCTGGAGGACTTCGCATGA
- the galT gene encoding UDP-glucose--hexose-1-phosphate uridylyltransferase, which produces MIYLEIERLVQYGLQKHMISELDVDYVRNALFSLFELDGTESLPSPPEEQVDTPTAILENMLDYAVAQGLIEENTITERDLFDPKIMNTFVARPSEIVRTFYDRYKHSPIAATNFFYQLSKDSDYIRTNRIRKNVHWYSETEYGDLEITINLSKPEKDPKAIAAAKANTSSSYPKCLLCKENVGYGGRLDHPARDQHRMIPVNLEGENWYLQYSPYVYYNEHAIILSEHHRPMTISKDGFERLLHFTEQFPHYFIGSNADLPIVGGSILSHDHFQGGYHEFPMAKAEIQEKVQLDQFADVTVGIVNWPMSVIRLRGKDRKRLTELAHVILVSWREYSDREVNLIAESNGEPHNTITPIARKRDEQFELDLVLRNNRTNEAHPMGIFHPHEEVHHIKKENIGLIEVMGLAVLPGRLVDEMEMLASYIEKEQLDDAQQNELVAKHVPWAKKIVEKYSRIEKEQIQNVLRDEIGLRFSSVLEHAGVFKRDEEGKKAFRRFLNQIN; this is translated from the coding sequence ATGATCTATCTAGAAATCGAACGACTTGTTCAATATGGATTGCAAAAGCATATGATTTCAGAACTTGATGTTGATTACGTTCGAAATGCTCTTTTTTCCCTGTTTGAGCTCGATGGAACAGAGTCATTGCCTTCTCCACCAGAAGAGCAAGTAGACACGCCAACGGCTATTCTTGAAAATATGCTTGATTATGCTGTAGCACAGGGATTAATTGAAGAAAACACGATAACAGAGCGCGATTTGTTTGATCCAAAGATTATGAATACCTTCGTTGCGCGTCCGTCCGAAATCGTGCGTACGTTTTACGATCGCTATAAGCACAGCCCGATCGCTGCTACTAACTTCTTCTACCAGCTATCTAAGGATTCGGATTACATTCGAACGAATCGCATCAGGAAAAACGTTCACTGGTATAGTGAAACAGAATACGGTGATCTTGAAATCACGATTAATCTCTCAAAGCCTGAGAAAGATCCTAAAGCGATCGCTGCAGCGAAAGCGAATACGTCTTCTTCTTATCCAAAATGCTTGCTATGCAAGGAAAATGTCGGGTATGGCGGAAGACTTGATCATCCAGCACGCGATCAACATCGGATGATTCCAGTTAACCTTGAAGGAGAGAATTGGTACCTGCAATACTCCCCTTATGTTTACTACAATGAGCATGCGATTATCTTATCTGAACACCATCGTCCGATGACGATTTCGAAAGACGGATTTGAGCGACTGCTTCATTTTACCGAGCAGTTTCCGCATTACTTTATCGGCTCCAATGCAGACCTTCCAATTGTCGGAGGATCGATTTTAAGTCACGATCATTTCCAAGGAGGTTATCATGAGTTTCCAATGGCGAAAGCTGAGATTCAAGAGAAAGTTCAGCTTGATCAATTTGCCGATGTAACGGTAGGTATTGTGAACTGGCCGATGTCTGTTATTCGATTACGAGGAAAGGACCGGAAGCGACTAACTGAACTTGCACATGTGATTCTAGTGTCGTGGCGGGAATATAGCGATCGTGAAGTTAATCTAATAGCCGAATCAAACGGCGAACCTCATAATACAATCACACCAATCGCAAGAAAACGTGATGAGCAGTTTGAGCTTGATCTCGTATTACGAAATAACAGAACGAACGAAGCGCATCCGATGGGCATCTTCCATCCGCATGAGGAAGTTCATCATATTAAGAAAGAGAACATCGGTTTAATCGAAGTGATGGGACTTGCCGTTCTACCTGGAAGGCTTGTCGATGAGATGGAAATGCTTGCATCTTATATCGAAAAAGAACAGCTTGATGATGCACAACAGAATGAACTGGTTGCAAAGCACGTACCCTGGGCGAAAAAGATCGTTGAAAAATACAGTAGAATTGAAAAGGAACAGATACAGAACGTACTGAGAGATGAAATTGGTTTAAGATTTTCGAGCGTTTTAGAACACGCTGGCGTATTTAAACGAGATGAAGAGGGAAAAAAGGCGTTCCGACGCTTTTTGAACCAAATCAACTAA
- a CDS encoding sodium:solute symporter family protein — MDELLYLSVFLIYTIAILILGKHGFDKTDELKGYFLAGRNLPLFPSVASFCATWFSAASLLGLPGLIYEGGVSVIWTTAVAWLLGIIGLFFLASKLYTYNVVTVPEFFLIRYDSKLLQIWVGIILSVSYLLYVVIQIRGFGIVVSQMLEIPYTVSVFLIYLFVLYTTFGGLHSVARTDIFHFCLILFGTILGAVFIVGEIGGLGKLVSGLSALDQSGSTSYLSLFPEGGLSFWALLSAFFSLGIGVAANPQYAVRILSARSKQIALKMVGASTAFLVFIYFSIFVIGIGSRVLDPNVPFTSTDEIYPFIITYLLETPLKGVLLISVVAAAISTANSQLLIMATSFVYDITLPIRKKNAVDLKVISWTRWMIFIFATFSLVIAFTPPQGIVQFSGHIWGIIAVSLFFPLYGGLYTNVDHRQALLSTFGGLITYVLAFLFIPNALQPVFHPVLPSLVVAGILFFLKGRGRSDASLH, encoded by the coding sequence GTGGATGAACTACTATATTTAAGCGTTTTCCTCATTTATACCATTGCCATTCTTATACTAGGAAAGCATGGTTTTGATAAAACGGATGAATTGAAAGGGTACTTTCTAGCAGGAAGAAACCTTCCTTTGTTTCCGAGCGTGGCTTCCTTCTGTGCAACCTGGTTTAGTGCAGCCTCTCTTCTTGGTTTACCAGGTTTGATTTATGAAGGTGGAGTTTCGGTCATTTGGACGACTGCCGTTGCCTGGTTACTTGGCATTATAGGGCTATTTTTCCTAGCCTCTAAACTTTATACATATAACGTTGTAACTGTTCCAGAATTTTTTCTCATTCGCTATGATTCAAAGCTTCTTCAAATTTGGGTTGGCATCATTCTGAGCGTAAGTTACCTTCTCTATGTAGTGATCCAAATTCGAGGATTCGGAATTGTTGTAAGTCAAATGCTTGAAATTCCTTATACAGTTAGTGTGTTTTTAATTTATCTTTTTGTTCTCTATACGACGTTTGGTGGCCTCCATTCGGTAGCCCGAACTGATATTTTTCACTTTTGCTTAATCCTCTTCGGTACCATCTTAGGCGCCGTCTTTATTGTAGGTGAAATTGGAGGGCTTGGGAAACTCGTGAGTGGTCTTTCAGCTTTAGATCAAAGTGGATCCACATCTTATTTGTCGCTGTTTCCTGAAGGTGGCTTATCGTTCTGGGCGTTGTTAAGTGCGTTCTTTTCGCTCGGAATTGGCGTTGCGGCGAATCCTCAATATGCCGTTCGGATTCTTTCCGCCCGTTCCAAACAAATTGCGCTAAAAATGGTTGGCGCAAGTACCGCTTTTCTCGTGTTCATTTATTTTTCTATTTTTGTCATTGGAATAGGATCTCGCGTGCTTGATCCTAACGTTCCATTCACTAGTACGGATGAAATCTATCCATTCATTATCACTTATTTACTTGAAACACCGTTAAAAGGCGTGTTGTTAATTAGCGTTGTCGCAGCTGCGATTTCAACAGCGAACTCGCAGCTATTGATCATGGCGACGAGCTTTGTCTATGATATCACGCTCCCTATACGGAAAAAGAATGCCGTTGATCTCAAAGTGATTTCCTGGACGCGATGGATGATTTTTATCTTTGCGACCTTTTCTCTTGTCATTGCCTTTACACCACCGCAGGGAATTGTCCAATTCAGTGGTCACATATGGGGAATTATTGCGGTATCTTTGTTCTTTCCGCTATATGGAGGTCTTTATACGAACGTCGATCATCGTCAGGCACTGCTCTCGACATTTGGCGGATTGATTACGTATGTACTGGCTTTCCTCTTTATCCCAAATGCCCTACAGCCAGTGTTTCATCCTGTTCTCCCTTCGCTTGTAGTTGCAGGCATTCTTTTCTTTCTAAAAGGAAGGGGGCGATCAGATGCGTCACTCCATTGA
- a CDS encoding HAMP domain-containing sensor histidine kinase — protein sequence MRHSIERKILVPFLIIVLVPIFIIGAVSMWSSYQSEKQLKQATVQEHLTSLGRYAAKLDDRVQSGSMDEDEAKSLIKIMINETKGLYVEEADGTLSSEGEVVQASTLDWYNGESNTSFFTESTVLTEQIEQWNWTLYQPMSFSFYSGSLPNIQKYTLLISIFTGVIAVQITIILSYHLSKPIKNLAAFCKQIALGERTKNIEMNENRKDEIGVLSSSLKEMVETLDERNVQIDKIKKLNETILNSVHVGMVLVIEGANSVYNEAAQTMMKEDPLLKERLGKLTIHETKRRSEEIWDHKRKEEKVFYAVSYKVLGTSEKQRSIITFEDITHRRKLEQRVERMSRLASLGEMASGIAHEIRNPLAGIKTTTELLTRRLELTKDQLTLTENMLLDIDRVNKIITNILQFSRPMETNPSVLKVDETLHSLVLLMKTIANEKNVVLHHFENDTEIFVDRDHIRQILLNLILNGMNAMPDGGELILSSYQRDRDVTIMIADTGVGMEDTVMEKIFDPFYTTRAEGTGLGLSIVHQLVVQNNGEIDVKSIRGKGTEFSITFPTGREEK from the coding sequence ATGCGTCACTCCATTGAACGAAAAATATTAGTGCCCTTCTTAATTATTGTACTCGTGCCGATTTTTATTATTGGTGCTGTCTCTATGTGGTCAAGTTATCAGTCAGAAAAACAGTTAAAGCAGGCGACGGTTCAGGAACACTTAACGAGTCTTGGTCGGTATGCGGCGAAGCTTGATGATCGTGTGCAAAGTGGGAGTATGGACGAAGATGAAGCCAAATCATTGATCAAAATCATGATCAATGAAACGAAAGGTTTGTACGTAGAAGAAGCGGATGGCACGCTTTCGTCTGAAGGAGAAGTCGTTCAAGCAAGTACACTTGATTGGTACAATGGTGAGTCAAACACGAGCTTTTTTACTGAGAGCACGGTACTCACAGAACAAATCGAGCAGTGGAACTGGACGCTTTACCAACCAATGTCCTTTTCCTTTTATTCAGGTTCTCTTCCAAATATTCAAAAATATACCCTTCTCATCAGCATTTTTACTGGGGTAATTGCGGTGCAAATTACGATTATTCTTTCTTACCACCTTTCAAAACCGATTAAGAATTTAGCGGCATTTTGTAAGCAAATTGCGTTAGGAGAAAGAACGAAGAACATCGAGATGAATGAAAATCGAAAAGACGAAATCGGCGTACTTTCCTCATCTTTGAAAGAAATGGTCGAAACGCTTGATGAGCGTAATGTGCAAATTGATAAAATTAAAAAGCTGAATGAGACGATATTAAATAGCGTTCACGTTGGCATGGTGCTCGTTATTGAAGGAGCCAACTCCGTTTATAATGAAGCAGCACAGACGATGATGAAAGAAGATCCGCTATTAAAAGAACGGCTTGGGAAGTTAACGATTCATGAAACGAAAAGAAGAAGCGAAGAAATTTGGGATCATAAGCGGAAGGAAGAGAAAGTTTTCTATGCCGTAAGTTACAAAGTATTGGGCACCTCAGAGAAGCAACGTTCGATTATTACGTTTGAAGATATTACGCATCGACGAAAATTAGAGCAGCGAGTGGAGCGAATGTCGCGTCTTGCCTCATTAGGTGAGATGGCTTCTGGTATTGCCCACGAAATTCGAAACCCACTCGCAGGCATTAAAACAACGACGGAATTATTAACACGCAGGCTCGAGCTAACGAAGGATCAGCTTACATTAACGGAAAATATGCTGCTGGACATTGACCGTGTGAATAAGATCATTACTAATATTCTGCAGTTTTCAAGGCCGATGGAAACAAATCCTTCTGTATTAAAAGTAGATGAAACACTCCATTCTCTCGTGTTACTCATGAAAACGATCGCGAATGAAAAAAATGTGGTTCTTCATCATTTCGAAAACGATACGGAAATTTTCGTGGATCGTGATCACATCAGGCAGATTCTGCTAAATCTTATCCTGAATGGGATGAACGCGATGCCAGATGGGGGCGAACTGATTCTTTCAAGCTACCAAAGGGATCGTGACGTAACGATTATGATAGCTGACACGGGTGTAGGAATGGAGGATACTGTGATGGAAAAGATTTTTGATCCATTTTATACAACGCGTGCAGAAGGAACTGGACTTGGGTTGTCAATTGTTCATCAGTTAGTCGTTCAAAACAATGGAGAAATTGATGTAAAGAGTATACGTGGAAAAGGAACGGAGTTTTCGATCACATTTCCAACAGGAAGGGAGGAAAAATAA
- a CDS encoding sigma-54 dependent transcriptional regulator, translating into MAVKVGIIDDETTLRLTLQMFLEDEGYDVRAAATLEEGWRMLDEFSPHVLLLDIRLPDGNGLDSLHEFRERYPEMAVMMLTAYGDAKTAVRSIKEGAFDYLTKPFELEELKITLQKWIKQHHLEKEVERYREEERRTKLVQMIGESKQMHELKDKISLISESNDTTVLVRGETGTGKELVARSIHQQSKRHEGPFVAVNCASIPADLIEIELFGREKNSVTEQVNPKVGLMEWADGGTLFLDEIGDLSLDIQVKLLRFLEDKKIKRLGSVHDIEIDVRVIAATNRSLEEMIQEKTFRSDLYYRLNVVPVKLTPLRERGDDIVMLTEHFLHEFCQQMRKEKPALRADAKKRLVSYNWPGNVRELKNTIERIAILHQEKELAAYHFDFLNPVEGYVEGSKSVDDVVFDDRFSLEDHIEAIEKKYIEKAIQDARWNITQASKLLGMSRYALQRRIDKYDIT; encoded by the coding sequence ATGGCTGTAAAAGTAGGCATAATTGACGATGAAACAACGCTTCGGCTCACGCTGCAGATGTTTCTAGAAGACGAAGGATACGATGTGAGAGCGGCAGCAACGCTTGAAGAAGGATGGCGCATGCTTGATGAATTCAGTCCGCACGTGCTTCTATTAGATATTCGCCTACCTGATGGAAACGGACTCGACTCGCTACATGAATTTAGAGAACGCTATCCAGAAATGGCTGTGATGATGTTAACGGCCTATGGCGATGCGAAAACAGCCGTTCGCTCGATTAAAGAAGGCGCTTTTGATTATTTAACGAAGCCATTTGAGTTAGAAGAGCTGAAAATCACGCTTCAGAAATGGATTAAACAGCACCATCTTGAGAAGGAAGTCGAGCGTTACCGAGAGGAAGAGCGACGAACGAAACTTGTTCAAATGATCGGTGAAAGTAAGCAAATGCACGAGTTAAAAGATAAAATTTCTTTAATCTCTGAAAGTAATGATACGACGGTTTTAGTTCGAGGCGAGACAGGTACGGGGAAAGAGCTTGTTGCAAGAAGTATTCATCAGCAAAGTAAGCGTCATGAAGGGCCGTTTGTTGCCGTGAATTGTGCCAGCATTCCAGCGGACTTAATTGAAATTGAGCTTTTCGGTCGAGAAAAGAATAGCGTAACAGAACAAGTGAATCCGAAAGTAGGCTTAATGGAGTGGGCCGATGGAGGGACATTGTTTCTTGATGAAATTGGAGATCTTTCACTCGATATTCAAGTGAAGCTTCTTCGTTTTCTTGAAGATAAGAAAATCAAGCGCCTTGGAAGTGTTCACGATATTGAGATTGATGTACGCGTCATTGCCGCCACCAATCGATCGCTCGAGGAAATGATTCAAGAGAAGACGTTTCGATCCGATCTCTACTATCGCTTGAATGTCGTTCCAGTAAAGTTAACGCCTTTGCGCGAGCGAGGCGATGACATTGTGATGCTAACAGAACATTTTCTCCATGAGTTCTGTCAGCAAATGAGAAAGGAAAAACCAGCATTACGAGCTGATGCAAAAAAGCGTTTAGTGAGCTACAATTGGCCCGGAAATGTCAGGGAACTGAAAAATACGATTGAACGAATCGCGATTCTTCACCAGGAAAAAGAGTTAGCAGCTTATCACTTTGATTTTCTAAACCCGGTTGAAGGATACGTAGAGGGTTCTAAATCAGTTGACGACGTTGTCTTCGATGATCGCTTTTCATTAGAAGATCATATTGAAGCGATTGAAAAGAAATACATTGAGAAAGCCATTCAAGATGCGAGGTGGAATATCACGCAGGCTAGTAAGTTATTAGGGATGAGCCGCTATGCCCTTCAACGTAGAATTGATAAATATGATATTACTTGA
- a CDS encoding NRAMP family divalent metal transporter → MGSSAIGPGFLTQTAVFTEQLLASFGFVILMSIILDIGVQANIWRIIAVSKKKGQDIANMVVPGLGYFLAFAVALGGLAFNIGNVGGAGLGMNVLFGIDPRIGAAITGVITIGIFLSKEAGVAMDKIARILGGIMILLTLYVAFQSNPPVGDAIVHTFAPDKIDVFAIITLVGGTVGGYITFAGGHRLLDAGISGKENLHQVTKSSVSGILIASIMRVFLFLAVLGVVATGFKLDPANPPASVFQQAAGAVGYKMFGVVLWAAGITSVVGAAYTSVSFLRTLSKKVDRHHSGVTIGFIAVSTIIFAFIGKPVLLLILAGAFNGLILPVALGTLLVAAYKKSIVGDYKHPLWLTIFGGFVFLITAYLAIVTLIDKVPQLFS, encoded by the coding sequence ATGGGTTCATCTGCAATCGGACCAGGCTTTTTAACACAAACGGCTGTTTTTACTGAGCAGCTACTCGCAAGCTTTGGATTTGTTATTTTAATGTCAATTATTTTAGATATTGGGGTTCAAGCGAACATCTGGCGGATTATTGCCGTTTCTAAGAAAAAGGGACAAGACATCGCGAACATGGTCGTACCAGGACTCGGTTATTTTCTCGCATTCGCGGTAGCACTTGGCGGACTTGCCTTTAATATCGGTAACGTTGGCGGTGCTGGACTTGGTATGAACGTGCTCTTTGGCATTGATCCACGGATTGGCGCAGCGATTACCGGTGTGATTACAATCGGAATTTTCCTTTCGAAAGAAGCAGGGGTAGCGATGGATAAAATCGCACGAATCCTCGGTGGAATTATGATTCTTCTTACATTGTACGTTGCATTTCAAAGTAACCCACCAGTCGGCGATGCGATTGTGCATACATTCGCACCAGATAAAATCGATGTCTTTGCGATCATTACACTAGTAGGTGGAACAGTAGGTGGCTACATTACGTTTGCTGGTGGGCACCGCTTACTTGATGCAGGTATTTCGGGGAAAGAGAATTTACACCAGGTAACGAAAAGCTCTGTCTCAGGCATTCTAATTGCGTCGATTATGCGCGTCTTTTTATTCCTAGCGGTGTTAGGTGTTGTGGCAACAGGGTTTAAACTAGACCCTGCAAACCCACCAGCATCTGTTTTCCAACAAGCAGCTGGAGCTGTCGGCTATAAAATGTTTGGAGTCGTTCTTTGGGCAGCAGGAATTACGTCAGTCGTTGGTGCGGCGTATACATCTGTTTCGTTCTTAAGAACGTTATCCAAGAAAGTCGATCGCCATCATTCAGGTGTAACGATCGGGTTTATTGCCGTATCGACGATTATTTTCGCCTTTATCGGTAAGCCGGTTCTGTTACTGATCCTTGCCGGAGCTTTTAATGGATTGATTTTACCTGTTGCTCTTGGAACGCTTTTGGTAGCAGCTTATAAGAAATCCATTGTCGGAGACTACAAACACCCACTATGGCTCACGATCTTTGGCGGGTTTGTTTTCCTTATTACTGCCTATCTCGCCATCGTGACGCTTATTGATAAAGTGCCACAGCTTTTTTCTTAA
- the pxpB gene encoding 5-oxoprolinase subunit PxpB → MKLDYYPLGDTGIQLVFGTEISEETNQKIRMFADELAQHPIDGIVEWVPAYTTLTIYYLPNKISYHTLKEKMEEMNAQQHGREADAASLVYIIPTYYGGSDLAYVAEHNGLSEEEVVSIHANKDYLIYMMGFVPGFPYLGGMPEEIATPRRENPRAEIEPGSVGIAGAQTGIYPLESPGGWQIIGQTPVKLYDPTGERPILLESGHYLRFVSVSKEEFITIKEAIKRGEYEVETEEKKVSVHEIG, encoded by the coding sequence GTGAAACTTGATTATTATCCTCTTGGTGATACAGGCATTCAGCTTGTATTTGGTACCGAGATTTCAGAAGAAACAAATCAGAAAATCAGAATGTTTGCAGACGAGTTAGCGCAACATCCGATTGACGGAATTGTGGAATGGGTACCGGCGTATACCACGTTAACGATCTATTATCTGCCGAATAAAATTTCTTATCATACGTTAAAAGAAAAGATGGAAGAAATGAACGCACAACAACATGGAAGAGAAGCAGATGCTGCTTCTCTTGTTTATATCATCCCTACTTATTATGGTGGCTCAGATTTAGCGTATGTAGCGGAGCATAATGGATTGAGTGAGGAAGAAGTGGTCTCGATTCACGCCAATAAAGATTACCTGATCTACATGATGGGCTTTGTTCCTGGATTTCCTTATCTAGGTGGGATGCCTGAAGAAATTGCGACTCCGAGACGTGAAAATCCACGTGCCGAAATCGAGCCAGGATCCGTTGGTATTGCTGGAGCACAAACAGGGATTTACCCGCTTGAATCACCAGGAGGCTGGCAAATTATTGGACAAACCCCTGTGAAGCTATATGACCCAACAGGAGAGCGACCGATTTTGCTCGAGTCAGGTCATTATTTGCGGTTTGTTTCTGTTAGTAAAGAAGAGTTTATCACGATAAAAGAAGCGATCAAACGTGGAGAGTATGAAGTCGAAACCGAAGAAAAGAAGGTGAGCGTTCATGAAATCGGTTGA
- a CDS encoding 5-oxoprolinase subunit PxpA, producing MKSVDLNSDLGESFGAYKIGNDENVLGFISSANIACGYHAGDHNVMMKTVALANELGVSIGAHPGFPDLGGFGRREMKLPPDEVFNLVAYQIGAIQGVANVHQTKVHHVKPHGALYNLAAKDPAIAKAIANAVYAVNPELILYGLAGSELIKAGRERGLTVAQEVFADRTYQPDGTLTPRSEPNAMIHNADQAVERVIRMINEQQVKAVNGEDIAIQADTICVHGDEPEALQFVQELRERLMNEGIRIQQVGVNTHV from the coding sequence ATGAAATCGGTTGATTTAAATAGCGATTTAGGAGAAAGCTTTGGAGCTTATAAGATTGGTAACGATGAGAATGTACTAGGATTTATTTCATCAGCAAACATTGCCTGCGGTTATCATGCAGGCGACCATAATGTGATGATGAAGACAGTGGCACTAGCAAATGAGCTTGGCGTTAGTATTGGTGCACATCCGGGATTTCCTGACCTCGGGGGTTTCGGCAGGCGTGAGATGAAGCTACCGCCTGATGAGGTTTTCAACCTTGTTGCTTATCAGATTGGGGCAATTCAGGGTGTTGCGAATGTTCACCAAACAAAAGTTCACCACGTGAAACCGCACGGGGCACTTTATAATCTGGCAGCGAAAGATCCAGCCATTGCAAAAGCGATTGCAAACGCTGTCTACGCAGTTAACCCTGAGCTTATCCTCTATGGTTTAGCGGGAAGTGAATTGATTAAGGCAGGTAGAGAGCGTGGACTAACGGTTGCACAGGAAGTTTTCGCAGATCGCACGTATCAGCCTGACGGTACTCTGACACCGCGCTCTGAACCGAACGCCATGATTCACAATGCTGATCAAGCGGTTGAGCGTGTCATTCGCATGATCAATGAGCAGCAGGTGAAAGCAGTGAATGGAGAAGATATTGCCATTCAAGCAGACACGATTTGCGTACATGGCGATGAGCCCGAAGCGCTGCAGTTTGTTCAGGAGTTAAGGGAGCGCCTTATGAATGAAGGAATTCGTATTCAACAAGTTGGAGTGAATACCCATGTCTAA
- a CDS encoding biotin-dependent carboxyltransferase family protein, which translates to MSKPIFKVRKSGLLSTIQDSGRKGYQQYGIVVSGAMDPFSMNVANFLVGNKGNEAVLEITVMGPAFDVLGDAVIAICGGNLSPKVNGEKAPMWKSFTVKEGDRLEFGQPLSGARSYISVAGGYDVPLVMGSKSTYLKAGIGGVEGRALEKGDVLHTTERLKGISGRALHPDEVPSYKKELTIRVVLGPHEHSFTEEGIQTFLSTPYEVTPQSDRMGFRLKGEKVEHATSADIISEAIPLGGIQVPANGDPIILMSDRQTTGGYTRIATVISSDIPYLAQAMPGCTIHFREVTVEQAQEVYETNDRFLRTLEKVSVR; encoded by the coding sequence ATGTCTAAACCAATCTTTAAAGTACGAAAATCTGGATTGCTTTCGACAATCCAGGATAGTGGAAGAAAAGGCTACCAACAATACGGGATTGTTGTATCCGGTGCAATGGATCCTTTTTCAATGAACGTGGCAAACTTCCTCGTAGGAAACAAAGGAAATGAAGCCGTTCTTGAAATTACCGTGATGGGGCCAGCTTTTGATGTGCTTGGTGATGCTGTGATTGCCATTTGCGGTGGCAATCTTTCACCCAAAGTGAATGGAGAAAAAGCGCCAATGTGGAAAAGTTTTACTGTGAAGGAAGGCGATCGGCTTGAGTTTGGACAGCCTCTCTCTGGCGCTCGTTCGTATATTAGTGTGGCGGGTGGTTATGATGTACCGCTTGTGATGGGAAGTAAGTCGACATATTTGAAAGCAGGAATTGGTGGAGTCGAAGGACGAGCGCTTGAAAAAGGCGATGTGCTTCATACGACCGAAAGGTTAAAGGGAATAAGTGGGCGTGCCCTCCATCCGGATGAAGTTCCCTCTTATAAAAAAGAATTAACCATACGTGTTGTACTAGGACCGCACGAGCATTCATTTACGGAAGAAGGTATTCAAACATTCCTTTCAACGCCATATGAGGTAACCCCTCAGTCCGATCGAATGGGCTTTCGCTTAAAAGGGGAAAAGGTGGAGCACGCAACGTCGGCTGATATTATTTCGGAAGCGATCCCGCTTGGTGGGATTCAGGTTCCAGCAAACGGCGATCCGATTATTCTAATGTCAGACCGCCAAACAACAGGCGGCTATACGCGCATTGCAACGGTGATCTCAAGTGATATTCCGTACTTAGCGCAAGCGATGCCAGGTTGTACGATCCATTTTCGTGAAGTAACCGTGGAGCAAGCGCAGGAAGTGTATGAAACGAATGATCGTTTTCTTCGAACGTTAGAAAAAGTATCTGTGAGATAA